Proteins encoded together in one Rubripirellula reticaptiva window:
- a CDS encoding flagellin N-terminal helical domain-containing protein has translation MTRINTNVSSLVAQNRLQSSNQDLNSALTRLSTGLRINKGSDDPAGLIASEALRSEITSIGKSVANTRRASQIISTADSALGQVSNLLNDIRGLVVEAASDGALASDEIAANQLQLDSSLEAINRIAQTTTFQGRKLLDGSLDFVTQNGVGSSNLKQLSIDQASLGSNSSIDVDINVQAAATKAELSVSGFSAAVTAAPASATITFNTPVHDAGSSEAFTLTQDTADDAANGLTFTVVEATGHGSSPTASVDASGNITLTIDDGPGGTDFDDIEAELNTLAGFSVTRETVGFTPSNFYLTIEPEPIDGTFGGGIVADDGGITADVVFELQGSSGSEVFNIKAGTSLQQVIDQINLVTDATGVSASADGDDLKLNSETYGSDSLVDLRVLEQDAGGTFTSTRQSGTDIVATANGRSASGSGNSISINTSTLSLSASVAADFTGSAQFTIKGGGAQFQLGPDVVSNQQARIGINSVSSARLGGASGKLYQLGSGESASLAKDSSKAAQIVNEAIAQVNGLRGRLGAFQSTTLDSNLVSLNETAANLQEAESSIRDADFAQESAKLTRAQILVQSGTNVLSLANQNPQNVLSLLR, from the coding sequence ATGACACGCATCAACACCAACGTTTCGTCGCTCGTTGCCCAAAATCGACTTCAATCAAGTAACCAAGATCTGAACTCTGCGTTGACACGATTGTCGACCGGATTGCGAATCAATAAAGGCAGCGATGATCCGGCCGGCTTGATCGCATCGGAAGCCCTTCGTTCCGAGATCACCAGCATTGGAAAGTCGGTCGCGAACACGCGACGCGCCAGCCAAATCATCAGTACGGCCGATAGTGCGCTAGGGCAGGTCAGCAACCTGCTGAATGATATCCGAGGGCTTGTCGTCGAAGCGGCAAGCGATGGTGCGTTAGCAAGCGACGAGATCGCCGCAAACCAATTGCAGCTCGATAGCTCACTTGAAGCAATCAATCGGATCGCACAAACAACGACGTTCCAAGGGCGAAAGCTGCTCGACGGATCGCTTGACTTTGTGACGCAAAATGGCGTCGGCAGCTCCAACCTAAAACAACTAAGCATCGATCAAGCCAGCCTTGGTTCGAACAGCAGCATCGATGTCGACATCAACGTGCAAGCGGCCGCAACGAAGGCCGAATTATCCGTGTCCGGTTTCTCTGCTGCTGTGACTGCCGCTCCAGCCTCGGCGACGATCACGTTCAACACACCGGTTCACGACGCCGGAAGTTCCGAAGCTTTCACCCTCACTCAAGACACCGCCGACGACGCGGCGAATGGGCTGACGTTCACAGTGGTGGAAGCGACTGGCCATGGCAGTTCGCCCACAGCGTCCGTCGACGCCAGCGGCAATATCACGCTTACGATTGACGACGGTCCTGGCGGAACAGATTTTGACGACATCGAGGCTGAGCTGAACACGCTTGCTGGCTTCAGTGTTACGCGAGAAACGGTCGGCTTTACCCCAAGCAATTTTTATCTAACGATCGAACCCGAGCCAATCGACGGGACCTTTGGCGGCGGCATCGTCGCCGACGATGGAGGGATTACAGCCGATGTGGTTTTCGAACTGCAAGGTTCAAGCGGCAGCGAAGTATTCAACATCAAGGCTGGCACGTCGTTGCAACAAGTCATCGACCAGATCAACCTGGTCACCGACGCAACGGGCGTATCAGCATCGGCTGACGGCGACGATTTGAAACTCAATAGCGAAACTTATGGCAGCGATTCATTGGTCGATCTGCGTGTTTTAGAGCAAGACGCCGGAGGCACTTTCACTTCGACACGCCAATCCGGTACCGACATCGTCGCGACTGCAAACGGCCGCTCAGCTAGCGGATCGGGCAACTCGATCTCGATCAACACTTCGACGCTGTCTTTGTCCGCATCGGTTGCCGCAGACTTTACTGGATCGGCACAGTTCACGATCAAGGGCGGCGGAGCCCAATTCCAACTCGGCCCTGATGTGGTTAGCAACCAACAGGCGAGAATCGGCATCAACAGCGTTTCGTCGGCTCGACTTGGTGGTGCCAGCGGCAAGCTGTACCAACTTGGCAGTGGCGAATCGGCTTCGCTGGCAAAAGATTCTTCGAAGGCCGCACAGATCGTCAACGAGGCGATTGCCCAAGTCAACGGACTTCGCGGTCGTCTGGGCGCATTCCAATCCACAACCTTGGATTCGAACCTAGTCAGCTTGAACGAAACGGCCGCCAACCTGCAGGAAGCAGAGTCATCGATCCGTGACGCCGACTTTGCTCAAGAATCAGCCAAACTGACACGTGCTCAGATCTTGGTCCAATCCGGCACCAACGTACTGTCGCTGGCTAACCAGAACCCACAAAACGTTCTCTCACTATTGCGATAA